One genomic region from Neospora caninum Liverpool complete genome, chromosome V encodes:
- a CDS encoding Rhomboid family 1 (Predicted), related, whose protein sequence is MASSRGSDMEAQSLLGGGEPALRSWKERVFPGLSCDKSILWITTAQIVMYVVSCVLSKSYQPNEQTLMLLGAAYAPAFSNLQLWRVVTPLFLHATILHLVLNLVFILHISLRLEERYGTKKFLATYFFSAIVGNLLSMLVQPWALSVGASTAGFGVVGGLTAELSAVWGKLSEELKQMYSFDVCLLAVLIYFLSFGRTVDTYGHLGGFLAGVAVVCYYNKDVEDLPKWFNFMYYVCSALCAVTLVVSPLVLLLHYPYRVASAEL, encoded by the exons AtggcttcttctcgcggatCAGACATGGAGGCTCAAAGCCTCctgggaggcggcgagcctGCGTTGAGAAgctggaaagagagag TGTTCCCTGGACTTTCATGTGACAA GTCTATTCTGTGGATTACCACTGCACAGATCGTCATGTATGTTGTATCGTGCGTGTTATCGAAGAGCTATCAG CCGAATGAACAGACGCTCATGCTCCTCGGGGCCGCTTACGCACCAGCTTTCAG CAATCTACAGCTCTGGCGGGTTGTTACCCCGTTGTTCCTCCATGCGACAATTCTGCATTTAGTCCTTAACTTGGTCTTTATTCTG CATATCAGTCTCAGATTGGAGGAGCGCTACGGGACAAAGAAGTTCCTGGCAACCTACTTTTTCTCCG CTATTGTCGGAAACCTACTGTCAATGTTGGTGCAGCCGTGGGCCTTG TCGGTGGGCGCTAGCACTGCAGGTTTCG GCGTCGTTGGCGGTCTGACGGCAGAGCTCAGTGCGGTCTGGGGCAAGCTCTCCGAAGAATTGAAGCAAATGTACTCCTTTGAcgtttgccttctcgctgtgTTGATATATTTTCTGTCGTTTGGGCGAACAG TGGACACGTACGGCCATCTGGGAGGGTTCTTGGCTGGCGTAGCTGTGGTATGCTACTATAATAAAGATGTAGAGGACTTACCCAA GTGGTTCAACTTCATGTACTATGTATgctctgctctctgcgcGGTTACGCTTGTTGTGTCACCCCTCGTTTTACTCCTACACTACCCGTACCGTGTG GCCTCGGCTGAGCTGTGA
- a CDS encoding Nitrogen-fixing NifU, C-terminal, related, which yields MPYLKRGMIDVLSVRAEGASPLADCLFKIDGTSSVLIAGDYVTVVKAKDTDWGDLEEPVKRSILDHLMSGLPAIQPVASSEEISVPEGRRQEPQQQSKPDEEEDLSEAIRELLHMRARPMLQADGGDLEMMRFDEETGIVWVHLKGSCEGCPSSLITVKRGMKQMLQYYIPEVEDVRQCDENGDPLDEEDD from the exons ATGCCTTACCTAAAAAGAGGCATGATCGatgttctctctgtgcgtgcAGAAGGAGCGTCACCCCTTGCTGACTGTTTATTCAAG ATAGATGGGACGAGTTCGGTGCTAATCGCAGGAGACTATGTGACGGTGGTGAAGGCGAAGGATACTGACTGGGGCGACTTGGAAGAGCCGGTTAAGCGAAGCATTCTGGA CCACTTGATGTCTGGGTTACCTGCTATCCAGCCAGTTGCATCTTCAGAGGAAATTTCCGTCCCAGAAGGCCGGCGACAGGAGCCGCAACAGCAGTCAAAACctgacgaagaggaagatttGTCCGAAGCGATCAGAGAGCTGCTGCACATGCGAGCACGCCCCATGCTTCAGGCTGATGGAGGCGATCTTGAGATGATGCGGTTCGATGAAGAAACTGGCATTGTATGGGTGCATTTGAAAGGCAGCTGCGAGGGCTGTCCAAGTTCTCTTATCACCGTCAAAAGAGGAATGAAACAAATGCTACAATACTATATTCCAGAG GTCGAAGACGTGCGGCAATGCGACGAAAACGGCGATCCACTCGATGAGGAAGATGATTAA